A stretch of Longimicrobium sp. DNA encodes these proteins:
- a CDS encoding amino acid permease codes for MSQLLRRKQINEARSEHVDPQVEVEHGLRRSLGVWQLTSLGIGAIIGAGIFSGAGTAVSGGPNHVGAGPGLVLSYVLVAIACGFAALCYAEFASLIPQAGSAYTYAYATLGELVAWIIGWDLIIEYAVGNIAVAVSWGAYFQTLMKGFGLGLPEWLATDPRTARQAFAELQADPTVTGATLDAAHAWQNAPHVLGLPVIFNLPAVVIVGLITWILVKGIRESAWANTVMVILKLAILVFFIVIGAFWVRPENWSPFMPNGWNGVFVGASLIFFAYIGFDAVSTAAEEAKNPQRDMPRAMMWSLGVTSVIYIVVTLVMTGLVPWDQHGTADPLASAFSERGYDWVAGIISFGAVVAMASVLLVFQMGQPRIFYSMARDGLLPPFAAKLHPKYRTPHVTTILTGAFVAFFAAFANINEVIELTNIGTLFAFVLVAAGVMVLRWREPERHRPFRTPFVWFVAPAAIVSCGFLMFKLPAVTWERFGIWMAVGLVLYFLYGYRHSRLRPGGEGTRAV; via the coding sequence ATGTCGCAACTCCTCCGCAGGAAGCAGATCAACGAGGCGCGGTCGGAGCACGTAGATCCGCAGGTAGAGGTAGAGCACGGACTGCGGCGCTCGCTGGGCGTGTGGCAGCTCACCTCGCTGGGCATCGGCGCCATCATCGGCGCGGGCATCTTTTCCGGCGCCGGCACCGCGGTTTCTGGCGGGCCCAACCACGTGGGCGCCGGGCCCGGCCTGGTGCTGTCGTACGTGCTGGTGGCCATCGCCTGCGGGTTCGCCGCGCTGTGCTACGCCGAGTTCGCCTCGCTGATCCCCCAGGCCGGCAGCGCCTACACGTACGCCTACGCCACCCTGGGCGAGCTGGTGGCGTGGATCATCGGCTGGGACCTGATCATCGAGTACGCGGTGGGCAACATCGCCGTGGCGGTGTCGTGGGGCGCGTACTTCCAAACGCTGATGAAGGGGTTCGGGCTGGGGCTGCCGGAGTGGCTGGCCACGGACCCGCGCACCGCGAGGCAGGCGTTCGCCGAGCTGCAGGCGGACCCGACCGTCACCGGCGCCACGCTCGATGCCGCGCACGCATGGCAGAACGCGCCGCACGTGCTGGGTCTGCCCGTCATCTTCAACCTCCCCGCCGTGGTGATCGTGGGGCTGATCACCTGGATCCTGGTGAAGGGCATCCGCGAGAGCGCGTGGGCCAACACGGTGATGGTCATCCTGAAGCTGGCGATCCTCGTCTTCTTCATCGTCATCGGCGCGTTCTGGGTGCGGCCCGAGAACTGGAGCCCGTTCATGCCGAACGGCTGGAACGGCGTCTTCGTGGGCGCATCGCTGATCTTCTTCGCGTACATCGGCTTCGACGCGGTGTCCACCGCCGCCGAAGAGGCCAAGAACCCGCAGCGCGACATGCCGCGGGCCATGATGTGGTCGCTCGGCGTCACCTCCGTCATCTACATCGTCGTGACGCTGGTGATGACGGGGCTGGTGCCGTGGGACCAGCACGGAACGGCGGACCCGCTGGCCAGCGCCTTCTCGGAGCGCGGCTACGACTGGGTGGCGGGGATCATCTCGTTCGGCGCGGTGGTGGCGATGGCCTCGGTGCTGCTCGTCTTCCAGATGGGCCAGCCGCGCATCTTCTATTCGATGGCGCGCGACGGGCTGCTTCCGCCTTTTGCCGCCAAGCTGCACCCCAAGTACCGCACCCCGCACGTCACCACCATCCTGACGGGTGCGTTCGTGGCCTTCTTCGCCGCGTTCGCCAACATCAACGAGGTGATCGAGCTCACCAACATCGGGACGCTCTTCGCCTTCGTGCTGGTGGCCGCGGGGGTGATGGTGCTGCGCTGGCGCGAGCCGGAGCGCCATCGCCCGTTCCGCACGCCCTTCGTCTGGTTCGTGGCGCCGGCCGCCATCGTTTCCTGCGGATTCCTGATGTTCAAGCTGCCCGCGGTCACCTGGGAGCGCTTCGGGATCTGGATGGCGGTGGGCCTGGTGCTGTACTTCCTGTACGGCTACCGGCACAGCCGCCTTCGGCCGGGTGGCGAGGGCACGCGCGCGGTCTGA